ATCATCGCAAAGCCGGTGCCGATCACGGTCAGGATCGGGATCGCCGCGTTGCGCAGGGCGTGGCGGAACAGCACGATCCCTTCGGGCAGCCCTTTGGCGCGGGCAGTACGCACGTAATCCTCGCGCAGCACTTCCAGCATGGAGGCCCGTGTCATACGCGAGATCAGGGCGATGTAGATGGAAGCCAGCGCCAGGCCGGGCAGGAAAATGCGATGCGCAAAGGGCCAGAACCCGTCCGCCAGCGGTTTGTAGCCCTGCACGGGGAACCAGCGCAGATTGACGGCAAAGACACCGATCAGGACGTAGCCTATGACGAAGATCGGCACTGAAAATCCCAGGACGGAAACCGCCATCACCAGCCGGTCGGTCATCCCGCCATGGCGCCATGCGGCCAGCACCCCCATCGGCAGCGCGATCATCAATGTCATCGCCATGGCCACCAGCGACAGGGCCAGCGTCGGGCCAAGCCGCTGACCGATCATCTCCAGAACCGGCCGGTCCGAAATCAGCGATCGGCCGAAATCGCCCTGTGCCATGTTGCCGATCCAGGTCAGGAACTGCACCGATAGCGGGTCGTTCAGGCCCAGGCTTTCGCGGATCGCTTCAAGCTGATCAAGCGAGGCCTGATCCCCGGCAATGGCCTGCGCAGGATCTCCGGGTGTGAGGCGCAGCAGAAGAAAGACGAATACCGCAACGAAGAACATCACGGGGATGGCCATCAGCAGCCTGCGCAGGAAATAGGTGATCATCGCTGTCTCCGGGGATCAGGATTAGGGACAGGGGCGGCATGGCGCCGGGAAACGGAAAACAGGCGACGGGCGGCCAGAAGGCGGCCGCCCGTTTCCCTTTCGGGGCCAATATTACTTGCTGACGCCCCAGAACAGGGTGATCGGGCCGGACTGGATGTTTTCCAGTTCTGTCCGCCAGGCGGCGACGGATTTGAATTCCCCGGAGTTGAAATAGAAGGAATCGTCCCAGGCGATCTGCTGGATCTCCTCGGCGATGGCCTTCTGCTCTTCCAGGGTGCCGGCCGTCAGGTAATCGGCGCGCAGTTCTTCCATGCGGGCATTCACCGGCCAGCCGGCCCAGGTGTTGTCATCGCCGGACCCGTTGATCAGCGAATGCACCAGCGGGTTCCAGATGCCCGCGACGCCCCAGTAGGTGAAGAAGAAGTTCCAGCCCCCTTCGCTGACCGGTTGCCAGCCGTTCTTGCGCGATTGCAGGGTGGACCAGTCCATGGAGGCAACTTCGACGGTAAAGCCCGCCTCGCGCATCCGTTCGGCGGCGACGATGGGCTGGGTGGTCAGGACGGTCAGGTCAGTGGGCTGCATCATCAGCACCGGCGTGCCGTCGTAGTCGGACGCCGCCAGCAATTCCTGCGCCTTCGCCATCCGCTCGTCCGCGCTCCCTTCGAGGTACTCGGCACCCACGTCGGAGGCAAGCGGCACCTCGCAGCCGTAAATCGACGGGCAAAGCTGGAAGAATTCCGAATTGCCGATCGCAGTCTGCATGATGGTTTCCTGATCCAGCGCATACATCACGGCTTTGCGGACCTGCGGATCGTCGAAGGGCGGCAGGCGGTGATTGAAACGGCCCGTGACCTGCGCGCCCAGCGGGTTCAGGATACCGGTCTCGACCTCTTCGTTCATCTCCAGCAGGGGCAGAAGATCGATGGTGACCTGCTCGATCAGGTCAACGTCGCCGGACTGGATCGCATTGATGGAGGTCTGCATGTCGGGCATCGCCTGCCAGACGACGCGATCCACGTTCACGGTCTTGGCGCCGGCGGTCCAGCTGGATGGTTCCTCACGCGGCACGTAATCCTCGTTCTTGACATAAACCGCCTGATCGCCGGGGCGATATTCGTCGGCCACGAACTTGAACGGGCCGGAGCCGATGATCTCGGGGATCTGCTCTCCCACGGGGGTGTCGGCCAACCGCTTGGGCATCATGAATGCCGGGATGGGCGAGGGTTTCGCCAGCAGTTCCAGCACCGGGCCGAAGGGCGATTTCATGTGAATGACCAGTTCCTTGTGGGACGTCGCCTCGATCGTATCGACATATTCCATCATGGTCTTGGCAGAGCCGTCGCGCTGCGACCAGCGCATCAGCGAGGCGACGCAATCCTCGGCGGTGACCGGGGTACCGTCATGCCACATCAGCCCGTCGCGCAGGGTCAGCGTATAGGTCAGCATGTCGTCGGAAACGGCGTAATCTGCCATCTGCGGTTGCGGCTGGTATTCCGCATCCATGCCCAACAGGGTTTCGAACACCATGAAACCATGGGTGCGCACGATCTGCGCGGTGCTCAGATGCGGGTCCAGGGACCGCAACGGCGCCTGCATGACAGCGGTCAGCGTGGTTTCGGCCCAGGTCGGCAGGGCCACGGTACCGGCCAGCATGGCGGCCAGGCCGAGGGTCTTCAGGGAATGGAAAGTCATTGAAAGTCTCCGTGTTGGGTTGGAAGTTTCTTCTTGTTGTTAAGGGGTCCCGGATGGTCGGTCCGCGTCGCGCCAGGGATGGGCCCGCCGGGTGTCTAGCTGCGCGTACCGGATCAGCCGGACGTCGGCGGGGCCCAGGTCGGGCGTGTCGGCGACCAGAATCGCGCGCGCAAGCGGGGTGTAGAAATCGCGGAAATGCGTTTTGGACCGCAGCAGGATGACGTCGTAATCCTCGGGGCGCTCTCCGAAGATGAAAAACGGATCGCCATCGACCGCAAAGGCGAAATGCGAGGTGATCGAGATCCGCACCGGCCCGGCCTCCACCAGCGCGGTCAGGCCCAGATCGACCGGCGCGCCCTGCTGATAGCGGCCTGACACAGAAAACCGTTTCTCTCCCGTCCAGAGAACCCGCACCGGAAGCTCCAGCGGTCCGCCGGTTTCCGGCGCGCTCTTGCCGCCAAGGCGCAGGGTGATGTCGGCGCCGATCCCGGCGGCATGGGCGGCGGCCGCGCTTGCGGGATCCAGCAGGAAGGGCACCATGACGCGGCCCAGCTCCGCGTTCAGCACGGCGCGCAGCCCGTGGGTGCTGTCATTCATGCGGTCGGCATGTTCCAGGATCACCACAGGTGCCCCGCCGCCGCGCTTCTGCGCCGCTTCGGCGATGGCGGCCTTCATCGACCAGATCGGGATCGCGTCGGAAAGGTCCGCACGGGCGTCATGGATCGCCCCGGCGAGGGCGTTGGCCTTCTCCTCCGCCGCCTGCTGGCCCTGCCAGTCAAGGCAGATCACCGACATGCCGGTATTGGCGCTGTCGGCATAGGCAAAGCCGCCCATCAGGGAGATGTCGCAATCCCCGGCGGCCTCTTCGACGCGGGCGCGGGCGATCAGCGTGGCCAACGGTTCCAGCGCGGTGGCGGACAGGATCGACGGGATCACCACGTCGGGCCGCGCCACCGCAAGGCCAGGTGTCACGCCGGTTTCGATCATGCGCAAAAGGGCCGTGGCGGCACGCTCTCCGGTTTCGCCCATGTCGATATGCGGGGAATGGCGATAGCCCACGGCGATATCCGCCGCAGCCAGGGTGCGGGCGTCGATATTGCCGTGATAATCCAGCGGAACCGCGATCGGCACGCCCGGCACGGCAGCGCGGGCGCGCTCGATCATGTAGCGTTCGACATCGGCGAAACCCGGCGCCCAGCAGGCACCATGCAGGTAAAGGATCAGCCCATCCAGCGGCCCCGCAGCCGCCAGCCCCGCCGCCATCTCGTCGGCAAAGGCGATGACCGCGGCATCCTCTGCCGGACCCAGGGCGCCCAGCAACGTATGAAACAGCGGCACCATCGCGGCACCGGCCGCGTCCAACACTTTCAGCGTGCCCCCCGCGACGGTGTTGGTGCCCCGGTATTGCGCCGGAATCTCCGCGCCGCGCAGGCAGACCCGTTCGAAATCCGCACGGGTGGAGGCCTGCGGCACGGCAGTGACGGATTCCAGATTGAACCCGGCAAAGGCGATGCGGCGCGACACCGGTCAGGCCTTCGTCACGTTGAGAATGGCACGGGAGACACGGTCGACGATTTGGTCGATCTCTCCTTCGGTGCAGACATAGGGCGGCGCCAGCAGCACATGATCGCCATGCACCCCGTCGATCGTGCCGCCCATCGGATAGCACAACAGCCCCTGGGCCATGGCCTCTGCCTTGATCCGGGCGTGGATCTTCAGTGTCGGATCAAAGGGCGTCCTGCTGTCCTTGTCGGCCACGATCTCGATCCCGCGGAACAGCCCCCGCCCCCGGATATCGCCGACATGGGCGCACTGGCCCAGGGCGGCGTCCAACCCAGCCTGCAACCGGTTGCCCAGGTGGTTGACCTGATCCATCAGGCCGGGGCGGGCGATGATCTCCACCACCTTGTTGGCGGCGGCGGCGGCGATGGGATGACCGATGTAGGTGTGCCCATGCTGGAACAGACCCGACCCGTCGCGGAACGCCTCGTAGATCTGCTGGGACAGCAGCACGCCCCCGACCGGCTGATAGCCGCCGCCCATGCCCTTGGCGATGGTCACGATGTCAGGCACGATGCCTTCCTGCTCGAACGCGAACAGGCTGCCAGTCCGCCCCATGCCGCACATCACCTCGTCCAGGATCAGCAGAATGCCGTGGCGGTCGCAGATGGCGCGGATACGCTGGAAATAATCGGCCACGGGGGGCACGGCGCCCAGCGTCGCCCCCACCACCGGCTCCGCCACGAAGGCCATGACCCGGTCGCCGCCCAGTTCCGCGATTTTCTGTTCCAGTTCCTCCGCCAGCCGGGCGGCATAGGCTTCGGGCGTCTCGTTCGGGCGCTGATCGCGATAGGGATAGCAGGGCGCGACATGATGCGTCTCTGGCAGCAGCGGCTGGAACTGCACGCGGCGCATGGCATTGCCCCCGGTGGCAAGCGCGCCGATGGTGTTGCCGTGATAGCTTTGCCGCCGCGCAATGATATGGCGCCGCTGCGGCTGGCCGATCTCGACGAAATACTGACGCGCCATTTTCAGCGCGGCCTCCACCGCCTCGGATCCGCCGGACACCATGTAGAGATAGTTCAGCGGTTCGGGGGCAAGGTCGGTCAGGCGTTCCGCCAGCTCTTCCGCCGGGTCGGTGGTGAAGAAGGAGGTATGGGCATAGGAAATCCGGTCCATCTGGGCCTTCATCGCCGCCAGAACCTCGGGATGATCGTGGCCCAGGCAACTGACCGCCGCCCCGCCCGAGCCGTCGATATAGCTGCGCCCGGTGTGGTCGGTGATCGACACGCCCCGCCCGGTCACGGCGTGAGGCGGCGGGCTGCCGATCTTGCGGTGGAGAAGTCTGGTCATGGTCTATCCGTACGTCGTCCCGGCGGGGCCGGAGGGAATCGCGGGTCAGGCCGCGGCTGTCCCTTGGTTCGCAGGTGTCCGATCGTTTTGCAACATTTGTTTCATATTCATCTCAAGAGAAACGACTGGCTCTCACCGTGAAATCATGAAACGTTCAAATCCTGGGCGTTCGGCGCCGCATCGCGCGAAACAGCGGGAAATGATTGTTTTCCGTGCCATGTCCGCGCAGAAAGAGAGCGATAGATGGACAGGGGGAGTTGAAACAAGTGTTTCATGAGGAAACCCTGCGGGACCGGATCGTCGCCCGTTTCGACGCGATGTCGCCGCAGCTGCAACAGGCCGCGCGCTATATCCTGGAAAACACGCAGGAAGTGGCGTTGATCTCGATGCGGGAACTGGCGCGCAATGCGGAGGTGCAACCGGCAACGATGACGCGGCTGGCGAAGTTCCTGGATCTCTCGGGATACGATGACATCCGCGCCCATTTCTCCGAGGCGTTGCGCTTGCGGGCCGATGGCTTTGCCGCCCGCGCCCGGGAACGCGACGGCGAAAATGGCAAGGCCGGCAGCGGGTTGGCCCACGACATGCTGCAAGGCTTGTCCGCGCAGATCGCCCGTCTGAGCGAGCCGGAGGCGCTGTCCCGGCTGGAAACAGCGGCCGATCTGCTGGCGCAGGCCCGGCGCGTCTACGTTCTGGGGCTGCGCTCCTGCCATTCGGTGGCCTGGCATTTTCACTACGTCATGACCCTGCTGGGCGACCGCACGGTACATCTGGACGGTCCCGCAGGTACGGGCGCCGACGGGTTGCTGCGCGCGGGCCCCCAGGACGTGTTGCTGGTCATTTCCATCAGCCCCTATGCGGTGCAATCTCTGGAATTGTCGGCACTTGCCCGCGACATGGGCCTGTCGGTCGTTGCCGTCACCGACAGCGAGGTCTCTCCCCTGATCGCGATTTCGGACCAGGTGATCCTCTGCTCTACCGAAAGCCGCACGTTCTTCCACACGCTGACCCCGGCACTGGCCGTGTCCGAAGTGCTGTGCGGACTACTTGCCGCGCGGGATCGCGACGCCTCGCTGAAGGCATTGCAAGAGGCGGACCAGCACCTGGGAAAGCTCGACATCTATGCCAATACGATCCCGCGCCGCCAAATCTGAAAGCAGGCTCCAATGACCGAACCCCGCCGCATCGCTGTTGCCCGTCTGTGGCACGAGGCCAATTCCTTCAACCCCGTCGCGACGGCGCTGGAGGATTTCCAGCGCAGGGAATGGTGCAAGGGCGCCGAGGCGCTGGCCGCGGCGCGCGACACGGCGACCGAACTGGGCGGGCTGGCAGCCTTCCTGAGCGAACACCCGCATTGGGAGGTCACGGTGTTGCGCTGCACCTCGGCGCCACCCCTGGGACCGGTGCAGGACACAGCCTTCGCCACGATCCGCGACGAGATCCTGACCGGACTTGCCGGGCAGGATTGGGATGGTGTCTACCTGTCGCTGCACGGTGCCATGATCACCGAAAGCGACCTGTCACCGGAATATTCCCTGCTCCGCGCGGTGCGTGACGTCATCGGCCCAAAGCCGCTTCTGGGGGTCAGTTTTGACATGCACGCCTGTCTCGACCCGTCGCTGACCGATGCCGCGGATGTCATGTCGGGCTACCACACCTATCCGCATGTCGATATGGATGCGGCCGCCCGCCGGGTGCTGGACATGATGGAGCGCGCCTTCGTGCGCGATGTCCGGCCCGCCATCGCCTTGCGGCAGCTGGATTTCGCACCGCTGTCACATGGCATGGCCACAGCCGCCGGGCCAATGGCGGAGCTGGTGGATCTGGGCCGGGCCTCGCGGGACGCGGAAGGTCTGGCCGATGTCAGCTTCTTCGGCGGGTTCACCTATGCCGATACGCCCAACACCCGTGCCGCGCTCTGCGTCTCGTATTGGCCCCATCAGGATCCGGGGCCCGTTGTGGATCGGCTGGCGACGGCCTACATGGACCGGCGCGCGGAGTTCCACGTCTCCCTCCCCTCGGCACAAGACGCGGTACCGCAGGCGCTGGACCGGGCGCAGGCCGGGGCCCGCTGGCCCGTCACTCTGGTGGATGCGGCGGACAACCCTCTTTCAGGCGGCATCGGCGACACCACGGCGCTGTTCCGTGAAATGCTGGCGGTGAAATCGGATCTGCCGATGCTGTTCTGCTTCTTCTACGATCCGGATCTGGTCGCCCGCGCCCATGATCTGGGCACAGGCGCGCCAATCGACGGCACGCTGGGCGGACGGATCGCGCCTGAATTCGGCGACCCGGTGCCCTTCTCCGGCACGGTGGCGCATGTGACCGACGGGCGGTTCCGCAATCGCGGCCCGTTCGAATACGGGCGCGAGATCGACATGGGGCGCACCGCGGTGCTGCGGATCGGCCACATGACGGTGGTGATCAGCGAAACCTGCCAAAGCGCCAATGACCCGGCCTGGTGCGACCTGCACGGTGTGGACCTGG
This genomic stretch from Pseudooceanicola aestuarii harbors:
- a CDS encoding ABC transporter permease translates to MITYFLRRLLMAIPVMFFVAVFVFLLLRLTPGDPAQAIAGDQASLDQLEAIRESLGLNDPLSVQFLTWIGNMAQGDFGRSLISDRPVLEMIGQRLGPTLALSLVAMAMTLMIALPMGVLAAWRHGGMTDRLVMAVSVLGFSVPIFVIGYVLIGVFAVNLRWFPVQGYKPLADGFWPFAHRIFLPGLALASIYIALISRMTRASMLEVLREDYVRTARAKGLPEGIVLFRHALRNAAIPILTVIGTGFAMMISGVVVTETVFNIPGLGRLVVDAVLARDYPLIQAIILLTAGTYVLINLLIDLSYALTDPRIRYQ
- a CDS encoding ABC transporter substrate-binding protein; this encodes MTFHSLKTLGLAAMLAGTVALPTWAETTLTAVMQAPLRSLDPHLSTAQIVRTHGFMVFETLLGMDAEYQPQPQMADYAVSDDMLTYTLTLRDGLMWHDGTPVTAEDCVASLMRWSQRDGSAKTMMEYVDTIEATSHKELVIHMKSPFGPVLELLAKPSPIPAFMMPKRLADTPVGEQIPEIIGSGPFKFVADEYRPGDQAVYVKNEDYVPREEPSSWTAGAKTVNVDRVVWQAMPDMQTSINAIQSGDVDLIEQVTIDLLPLLEMNEEVETGILNPLGAQVTGRFNHRLPPFDDPQVRKAVMYALDQETIMQTAIGNSEFFQLCPSIYGCEVPLASDVGAEYLEGSADERMAKAQELLAASDYDGTPVLMMQPTDLTVLTTQPIVAAERMREAGFTVEVASMDWSTLQSRKNGWQPVSEGGWNFFFTYWGVAGIWNPLVHSLINGSGDDNTWAGWPVNARMEELRADYLTAGTLEEQKAIAEEIQQIAWDDSFYFNSGEFKSVAAWRTELENIQSGPITLFWGVSK
- a CDS encoding M81 family metallopeptidase produces the protein MSRRIAFAGFNLESVTAVPQASTRADFERVCLRGAEIPAQYRGTNTVAGGTLKVLDAAGAAMVPLFHTLLGALGPAEDAAVIAFADEMAAGLAAAGPLDGLILYLHGACWAPGFADVERYMIERARAAVPGVPIAVPLDYHGNIDARTLAAADIAVGYRHSPHIDMGETGERAATALLRMIETGVTPGLAVARPDVVIPSILSATALEPLATLIARARVEEAAGDCDISLMGGFAYADSANTGMSVICLDWQGQQAAEEKANALAGAIHDARADLSDAIPIWSMKAAIAEAAQKRGGGAPVVILEHADRMNDSTHGLRAVLNAELGRVMVPFLLDPASAAAAHAAGIGADITLRLGGKSAPETGGPLELPVRVLWTGEKRFSVSGRYQQGAPVDLGLTALVEAGPVRISITSHFAFAVDGDPFFIFGERPEDYDVILLRSKTHFRDFYTPLARAILVADTPDLGPADVRLIRYAQLDTRRAHPWRDADRPSGTP
- a CDS encoding aspartate aminotransferase family protein, translated to MTRLLHRKIGSPPPHAVTGRGVSITDHTGRSYIDGSGGAAVSCLGHDHPEVLAAMKAQMDRISYAHTSFFTTDPAEELAERLTDLAPEPLNYLYMVSGGSEAVEAALKMARQYFVEIGQPQRRHIIARRQSYHGNTIGALATGGNAMRRVQFQPLLPETHHVAPCYPYRDQRPNETPEAYAARLAEELEQKIAELGGDRVMAFVAEPVVGATLGAVPPVADYFQRIRAICDRHGILLILDEVMCGMGRTGSLFAFEQEGIVPDIVTIAKGMGGGYQPVGGVLLSQQIYEAFRDGSGLFQHGHTYIGHPIAAAAANKVVEIIARPGLMDQVNHLGNRLQAGLDAALGQCAHVGDIRGRGLFRGIEIVADKDSRTPFDPTLKIHARIKAEAMAQGLLCYPMGGTIDGVHGDHVLLAPPYVCTEGEIDQIVDRVSRAILNVTKA
- a CDS encoding MurR/RpiR family transcriptional regulator, which translates into the protein MFHEETLRDRIVARFDAMSPQLQQAARYILENTQEVALISMRELARNAEVQPATMTRLAKFLDLSGYDDIRAHFSEALRLRADGFAARARERDGENGKAGSGLAHDMLQGLSAQIARLSEPEALSRLETAADLLAQARRVYVLGLRSCHSVAWHFHYVMTLLGDRTVHLDGPAGTGADGLLRAGPQDVLLVISISPYAVQSLELSALARDMGLSVVAVTDSEVSPLIAISDQVILCSTESRTFFHTLTPALAVSEVLCGLLAARDRDASLKALQEADQHLGKLDIYANTIPRRQI
- a CDS encoding M81 family metallopeptidase, which codes for MTEPRRIAVARLWHEANSFNPVATALEDFQRREWCKGAEALAAARDTATELGGLAAFLSEHPHWEVTVLRCTSAPPLGPVQDTAFATIRDEILTGLAGQDWDGVYLSLHGAMITESDLSPEYSLLRAVRDVIGPKPLLGVSFDMHACLDPSLTDAADVMSGYHTYPHVDMDAAARRVLDMMERAFVRDVRPAIALRQLDFAPLSHGMATAAGPMAELVDLGRASRDAEGLADVSFFGGFTYADTPNTRAALCVSYWPHQDPGPVVDRLATAYMDRRAEFHVSLPSAQDAVPQALDRAQAGARWPVTLVDAADNPLSGGIGDTTALFREMLAVKSDLPMLFCFFYDPDLVARAHDLGTGAPIDGTLGGRIAPEFGDPVPFSGTVAHVTDGRFRNRGPFEYGREIDMGRTAVLRIGHMTVVISETCQSANDPAWCDLHGVDLAEFALFGIKAKNHFRAGFEKICGPIQEVDCPGVAPADMSLLPYRHVPPAFYT